Proteins encoded within one genomic window of Rhododendron vialii isolate Sample 1 chromosome 1a, ASM3025357v1:
- the LOC131333388 gene encoding 2-alkenal reductase (NADP(+)-dependent)-like isoform X1 yields MEVMNKFITIKSHINGAPHESDFEIKTGTFSLSIESGSNNVVVKSLYLSMDPFQINRMKSYSSIQNTSSFAVDIVPGEAIDASFGVGRVVASGHPGFEEGDLVAGFISWGEYSIVKGANMLNKLDLLGFPLSYHVGILGLSGLTAYVGFFEVCKPKKGEKVFVSAASGSVGNLVGQYAKLFGCYVVGCAGSKQKVELLKGKLRFDNAFNYKEETDLKSALKRYFPDGIDIYFDNVGAEMLEAAVANMNTFGRVAACGVISEYTDATKRAAPNMLEVVIKRITIRGFLASDHMNLLADFISTTADHLRKGEIHVLEDISRGLESIPAAFTGLFRGDNIGKTIVQITEE; encoded by the exons ATGGAAGTGATGAACAAGTTCATAACAATAAAGTCTCACATAAATGGTGCACCACATGAGTCTGATTTTGAGATCAAGACCGgaactttttctctctcaattgaGTCTGGATCAAATAATGTTGTTGTGAAATCTCTTTATCTATCGATGGATCCTTTCCAAATAAATCGCATGAAGAGTTATAGTTCCATACAGAATACTAGCAGTTTTGCAGTTGATATTGTTCCTGGTGAG GCTATTGATGCCTCCTTTGGTGTGGGGAGAGTTGTGGCTTCTGGGCACCCTGGTTTTGAAGAGGGTGATTTGGTTGCTGGATTTATCAGTTGGGGAGAGTACAGTATAGTGAAAGGGGCTAACATGTTGAACAAGTTGGATCTCTTGGGCTTTCCACTCTCGTATCATGTTGGAATACTCG GACTTAGTGGGCTTACGGCATATGTTGGGTTTTTTGAAGTATGTAAACCAAAGAAGGGGGAGAAAGTGTTTGTATCTGCAGCTTCTGGATCTGTTGGAAACTTGGTTGGACAGTATGCAAAATTGTTTGGATGTTACGTTGTCGGCTGCGCTGGAAGCAAACAAAAG GTGGAATTGCTGAAAGGGAAGCTTCGTTTTGATAATGCATTCAACTACAAAGAAGAAACAGATCTGAAGTCTGCTCTCAAAAG GTACTTCCCTGATGGCATTGACATATACTTTGACAACGTGGGAGCTGAGATGCTTGAAGCAGCAGTTGCCAACATGAACACATTCGGTAGAGTCGCAGCTTGCGGTGTGATATCCGAATACACGGACGCTACAAAACGCGCTGCACCCAACATGCTCGAAGTTGTGATTAAGAGAATAACGATCCGGGGATTCTTAGCTTCTGATCACATGAATTTGTTGGCGGATTTCATTTCAACGACAGCCGATCACCTTCGTAAAGGCGAAATTCATGTGCTTGAAGATATTTCACGAGGCTTGGAAAGTATCCCGGCTGCTTTTACCGGTCTCTTTCGCGGTGACAATATTGGAAAAACTATTGTTCAGATCACGGAGGAGTAA
- the LOC131334209 gene encoding probable polygalacturonase At1g80170, protein MMHKPSFEIFAFILSLGLISSEFGCSNAYGTANIFNVLDYGAVGNSITDDSQAFLKAWKAACSTPTGTPKVAIPPNKSFLLNPALFRGPCRAKNIDFEISGTILAPKSPTVWNRLDASQWLAFSGVTGLNVYGMGAIDGRGNGWWDQSCRYRPQLNGCTKLAPTALKFISCNESSLRSVHFIDSPQTHVLVLGCNFFDVNNVTIQSPENSPNTDGIHIQFSHHLTISYTNIASGDDCVSIGDFTSHLSITNVNCGPGHGISIGSLGKDGNFVQVENIHVSNSFFKGTTNGARIKTWQVGKGYVRNVMFENLHFDSVQNPVIIDQNYCDVRGACQELTTGVQVSQVTYRGFDGTSSTDVAINLNCSQAVPCTGISMESINLVAAGVGRQVIADCGNAHGKETRVVPGPCLQN, encoded by the exons atgatgcacaagcctagcttt GAGATCTTTGCTTTCATTTTGAGTCTCGGCCTGATTTCTTCCGAATTCGGTTGCTCGAATGCCTACGGGACTGCAAACATCTTCAATGTGTTAGATTATGGAGCTGTGGGAAATAGCATTACTGATGACTCTCAA GCATTTCTGAAGGCATGGAAAGCTGCATGTAGCACACCAACAGGCACCCCTAAAGTGGCCATTCCACCAAATAAGTCATTTCTACTGAATCCAGCTCTCTTTCGCGGTCCATGCAGGGCTAAAAACATCGATTTCGAG ATTTCCGGGACGATTCTGGCACCAAAGTCCCCAACCGTATGGAACCGGCTCGATGCAAGTCAGTGGCTAGCGTTTAGTGGCGTGACCGGACTCAACGTGTATGGCATGGGCGCGATCGACGGAAGAGGAAACGGTTGGTGGGATCAATCATGCAGATATCGCCCTCAGCTG aatgGATGTACTAAATTGGCCCCAACT GCCTTGAAGTTCATTTCATGCAATGAGAGCAGTCTCAGAAGTGTTCATTTCATCGACAGCCCACAGACTCATGTCCTTGTACTGGGTTGCAATTTTTTTGATGTCAACAATGTGACAATCCAATCCCCTGAAAACAGCCCCAACACTGATGGCATTCACATCCAGTTCTCTCACCATCTCACCATCAGTTACACCAACATAGCCTCTG GTGATGATTGTGTTTCTATTGGAGATTTCACCTCTCATCTTAGCATAACCAATGTGAACTGTGGACCTGGTCATGGTATAAG CATTGGAAGCTTAGGCAAGGATGGCAACTTTGTGCAAGTAGAGAACATCCATGTGAGCAATTCTTTCTTCAAGGGAACAACCAATGGAGCTCGGATCAAGACATGGCAG GTTGGGAAGGGCTACGTTCGGAATGTCATGTTCGAAAACCTTCACTTCGACTCGGTGCAGAACCCGGTGATCATCGATCAAAACTACTGCGACGTTAGGGGCGCGTGCCAGGAACTG acgaCCGGAGTTCAAGTGAGCCAGGTCACGTACAGGGGCTTTGACGGGACATCAAGCACCGATGTAGCAATTAATCTCAACTGCAGCCAGGCTGTTCCGTGCACTGGAATTTCTATGGAGTCGATAAACCTCGTTGCAGCCGGTGTTGGAAGGCAAGTAATTGCCGATTGTGGAAATGCTCATGGGAAAGAAACAAGAGTTGTACCTGGCCCCTGTTTGCAGAACTGA
- the LOC131333388 gene encoding 2-alkenal reductase (NADP(+)-dependent)-like isoform X2, translating into MEVMNKYITIKAHINGAPHESDFELKTETFPISVESGSNDVVVRSLYLSIDPYQINRMKSHSSSQNTSSYAVGIVPGEAIDASFGVGRVVASGHPGFEEGDLVAGFISWGEYSIVKGANMLNKLDLLGFPLSYHVGILGLSGLTAYVGFFEVCKPKKGEKVFVSAASGSVGNLVGQYAKLFGCYVVGCAGSKQKVELLKGKLRFDNAFNYKEETDLKSALKRYFPDGIDIYFDNVGAEMLEAAVANMNTFGRVAACGVISEYTDATKRAAPNMLEVVIKRITIRGFLASDHMNLLADFISTTADHLRKGEIHVLEDISRGLESIPAAFTGLFRGDNIGKTIVQITEE; encoded by the exons ATGGAAGTGATGAACAAGTACATAACAATAAAGGCTCACATAAATGGTGCACCCCATGAGTCTGATTTTGAGCTCAAGACTGAAACTTTTCCCATATCGGTCGAGTCTGGATCCAACGATGTTGTCGTGAGATCCCTTTATCTGTCGATCGATCCTTACCAAATAAACCGCATGAAGAGTCATAGCTCCTCGCAGAATACCAGCAGTTATGCAGTCGGCATTGTTCCCGGTGAG GCTATTGATGCCTCCTTTGGTGTGGGGAGAGTTGTGGCTTCTGGGCACCCTGGTTTTGAAGAGGGTGATTTGGTTGCTGGATTTATCAGTTGGGGAGAGTACAGTATAGTGAAAGGGGCTAACATGTTGAACAAGTTGGATCTCTTGGGCTTTCCACTCTCGTATCATGTTGGAATACTCG GACTTAGTGGGCTTACGGCATATGTTGGGTTTTTTGAAGTATGTAAACCAAAGAAGGGGGAGAAAGTGTTTGTATCTGCAGCTTCTGGATCTGTTGGAAACTTGGTTGGACAGTATGCAAAATTGTTTGGATGTTACGTTGTCGGCTGCGCTGGAAGCAAACAAAAG GTGGAATTGCTGAAAGGGAAGCTTCGTTTTGATAATGCATTCAACTACAAAGAAGAAACAGATCTGAAGTCTGCTCTCAAAAG GTACTTCCCTGATGGCATTGACATATACTTTGACAACGTGGGAGCTGAGATGCTTGAAGCAGCAGTTGCCAACATGAACACATTCGGTAGAGTCGCAGCTTGCGGTGTGATATCCGAATACACGGACGCTACAAAACGCGCTGCACCCAACATGCTCGAAGTTGTGATTAAGAGAATAACGATCCGGGGATTCTTAGCTTCTGATCACATGAATTTGTTGGCGGATTTCATTTCAACGACAGCCGATCACCTTCGTAAAGGCGAAATTCATGTGCTTGAAGATATTTCACGAGGCTTGGAAAGTATCCCGGCTGCTTTTACCGGTCTCTTTCGCGGTGACAATATTGGAAAAACTATTGTTCAGATCACGGAGGAGTAA